A region from the Biomphalaria glabrata chromosome 14, xgBioGlab47.1, whole genome shotgun sequence genome encodes:
- the LOC129922708 gene encoding uncharacterized protein LOC129922708, translating to MDQTAMSSTLLYPSFMYSSTRPTSHNFPSTKDKSTSLTITSMSTGINNITVILNVQEQSSLVSLGTSPIMFGSVDTITASLESLHQSLNINQRSNLNGTYLYATTPALVTLGTLGSRTDQMDIDSTLDIILPLASIGEDYFLFPTDIDPASTETIIQCQAVFDWTYVIIPIVEPISFLLPSTGDIHQQSLNNRHFYRIYGNASFYVYQISTRLSGGHLDTCMTSLLPSSLWRDEYDIAKVPDAYAVNIYIIAEATLPLDLVTNDTSLEWTCQSIPGSNYSGCSTRLPSEVTYLHLQLKDKKVMFGAYLLGQGDTSVFCHSVGVSDIAISSNDLNFPHEIYLQRLRNRHKDSCDNTLTTEQTVTSTEVTNQDTSHHNSSISQDVTTIVPESFTEVTADPTSSSSSSSVTTSPAKNTLATSTPDIHEKTEAIVSFLKEDYQGLSSYKRARISVPDTRISSQVIGATGIAFLTCALVLLSYSDIISLIRFIILLIKKEK from the exons ATGGACCAAACAGCAATGAGTTCCACCTTGCTGTACCCTTCCTTCATGTATTCGTCAACGCGTCCAACGTCACATAACTTTCCATCCACGAAAG ATAAATCAACATCTCTAACAATCACATCAATGTCCACTGGAATAAATAACATTACAGTGATTCTCAACGTCCAAGAACAGTCAAGTCTAGTCTCTCTTGGCACTAGTCCCATAATGTTTGG CAGTGTTGACACTATAACAGCAAGCCTAGAGTCATTGCACCAGTCCTTGAATATAAACCAACGATCAAATCTCAATGGAACCTATCTGTATGCTACAACACCTGCTCTGGTGACTCTGGGAACACTAGGG TCTAGGACTGACCAGATGGACATAGACTCCACACTAGACATAATCCTTCCGTTGGCATCTATTGGTGAGGACTACTTTCTATTTCCTACAGACATAGACCCTGCTAGCACAGAGACTATCATTCAATGTCAGGCAGTCTTTGATTGGACCTACGTCATTATA CCTATTGTTGAGCCCATCTCTTTCCTGCTACCCTCTACTGGTGACATCCACCAACAATCCTTGAACAACAGACACTTTTATCGTATTTATGGCAATGCAAGTTTTTATGTCTATCAGATTTCCACAAGACTTTCAG GTGGCCACCTAGACACGTGTATGACTTCGTTGTTACCATCAAGTCTCTGGAGAGATGAATATGATATTGCCAAAGTTCCTGATGCCTATGCAgtcaatatttatattatagctGAGGCCACTTTACCTTTAGATCTAGTGACCAATGATACGTCATTAGAGTGGACATGTCAAAGTATTCCCG GAAGTAACTACTCCGGATGTTCCACCAGACTTCCCAGTGAAGTCACTTACCTACATCTACAGCTCAAAGATAAGAAAGTCATGTTTGGAGCGTACCTTTTAGGTCAAGGTGACACTTCAGTGTTCTGTCATTCTGTGGGTGTTTCAGACATCGCCATCTCTTCTAACGATTTAAAT TTCCCACACGAGATCTACTTACAAAGACTTCGAAATCGTCATAAAGATTCATGCGACAATACACTGACCACAGAACAAACTGTCACATCTACTGAGGTCACGAACCAGGATACATCTCATCATAATTCAAGCATATCTCAAGATGTCACCACTATCGTACCAGAATCTTTCACAGAGGTCACTGCAGATCCAACTTCATCGTCGTCGTCTTCAAGTGTAACAACTTCCCCAGCCAAGAACACGCTGGCTACATCAACGCCAGACATCCACGAGAAAACGGAAGCCattgtttcttttctgaaagaggACTATCAAGGACTTTCATCCTATAAGCGAGCTCGGATCTCAGTTCCTGATACAAGAATTTCTTCACAAGTGATTGGAGCAACTGGAATCGCTTTTTTGACATGTGCTTTAGTATTACTGTCCTATTCAGATATTATTTCCCTCATACGCTTTATAATACTTttgataaagaaagaaaagtaa